In Nicotiana tabacum cultivar K326 chromosome 21, ASM71507v2, whole genome shotgun sequence, one DNA window encodes the following:
- the LOC142175072 gene encoding uncharacterized protein LOC142175072, with the protein MARMTSQMKNKSEKKILKDKRAEKIALSNKQNALSKRAMDLSTLCGIDIAIIIFSIAAEPFFFGNPNVESVVERFSQAKQSFYRMSSRKTTHEKTGGGEENDTMKKEKRKAINEEEKGESTLEIFEPTTLVKLEKLKQEIDQLEKDLAEKIDELQSKIGVKDPKFVLKMNATKCSTIYNK; encoded by the coding sequence ATGGCAAGAATGACATCTCAAATGAAAAACAAATCCGAGAAAAAAATTCTCAAAGATAAGCGTGCTGAGAAGATAGCACTTTCCAATAAGCAAAATGCTCTTAGTAAAAGAGCGATGGATCTTTCCACCTTATGTGGAATTGATATAGCAATTATAATTTTTTCAATTGCTGCTGAACCGTTTTTCTTTGGTAATCCAAATGTAGAATCGGTCGTCGAGCGATTTTCGCAAGCAAAACAATCATTTTACCGCATGTCAAGCCGTAAGACGACACATGAAAAGACTGGAGGTGGGGAAGAAAATGATAcaatgaaaaaggagaaaaggaaggcaataaatgaggaagAAAAAGGAGAATCTACATTGGAAATTTTCGAGCCAACTACTTTGGTAAAACTTGAGAAACTGAAGCAAGAGATTGACCAACTTGAAAAAGATTTGGCTGAAAAAATTGATGAGTTACAATCAAAAATAGGTGTAAAAGATCCAAAATTTGTACTCAAAATGAATGCAACAAAATGTTCAaccatatataataaataa